Below is a genomic region from Mesorhizobium sp. NZP2298.
ATCGCGGACTTCCTCGGCGCGCGCTACGGCAAGAGCTTCACCGTCGCGGCGATCGCCACGCTGATCGCCACCATCGGGGCGGTGCCCTACATCGCGCTGCAATTGAAGGCGATCTCCGGCTCGGTCAGCCTGATGGTCGAGCACTATACGGGATCGCCGCCCTCCTTCGATCCGTTCGTCAGCGACATCTCGCTGGTCGTGGCGATGCTCCTGGCGTTGTTTGCCGTGCTGTTCGGCACCCGCCACGCCGACGCCACCGAACATCAGGACGGGCTGGTGCTGGCGGTGGCGGTCGAAACCGTGGTCAAGCTCGCCGCTTTCCTGGCGATCGGCCTGATGGTCACCTTCCTGATCTTCGGCGGCCCGGGCGACATGTTCGCCAAGCTGGCGCAAAATGGTCAGGTGCGGCAGGCGATGGGCTACAACACCTCGCTTGCCACCTGGCTGGTGCTGACGGGCCTCAGCGGCTGTGCCATCATCATGCTGCCGCGGCAATTCTACGTCACCATCGTCGAGAACCGCGGCGAGGCCGAGTTGCGCACCGCGACCTGGGTGTTTCCGCTCTACCTCGTGGCGATCAACCTGTTCGTGCTGCCGATCGCGTTTGCCGGCCTGTCGCTGGTCGGCACCGGCACCAGCAGCGATCTCTACGTGCTGTCGCTGCCGCTCTTCAGCGGCCACGACCTGCTGGCCATGGCGGCCTTCATCGGTGGGTTGTCCGCGGCAACAGCCATGGTGATCGTCGAAAGCGTGGCGCTGTCGATCATGATCTCCAATGACCTCGTCATTCCGCTGTTCGTGCGCCGTCTGCTCAAGACCTCGACCTTGGAGACCGAGGACTGGTCGACGCTCATCCTCAACGTGCGGCGCGGAGCGATCTTCATCCTTCTTTTCATCGCCTTCCTCTACTATCGCGAGAGCACCAACAGCGCGCGGCTGTCGTCGATCGGCCTGATGTCGTTCGCGGCCATCGCGCAATTCGCGCCGGCGCTGATCGGCGGGCTGATCTGGCGCGGCGCCAACGGCAGGGGGGCCGCGCTCGGCATGGTCGCCGGCATCCTTGTCTGGAGCTACACGCTGCTCCTGCCCTCGCTTGTCGCGCCCGACACCGACATCGTCGTGCATGGGCTGTTCGGCTTCGAGGCACTGCGCCCGCAAGCCCTGTTCGGCACGGTCGCCGAACCTCTGAACCACGGCGTGCTATGGAGCCTGTCGATCAACGCGGTGTTCTTCGTGCTCGGCTCGCTGTCGCGCGCGTCGGTGCCGCTGGAGCGCATCCAGGCATCGATCTTCGTGCCGCGCGACGCCGGCCCGATGCCCAGTCTACGCCGCTTCCGCACCGCCATCACCGTCAATGACCTCAAGGACACGATCGGCCGCTATCTCGGTGTCGAGCGCACCGAGCGCTCTTTCCAGTCGTTCGAGAGGACCAACGGCACCTCGCTGCACGGCAAGGAGCAGGCGAGCATGGACGTCATCCGCTTCTCCGAGCAGCTTTTGGCCAGCGCCGTCGGCTCCTCCTCGGCGCGGCTGATCCTGTCGCTGCTGTTCAGGCGCCATGACCGCGAATCCCGGGATGCCTTCCGCCTGCTCGACGACGCCACCGAGGCGCTGCAGCACAACCGCGACCTGCTGCAGATCGCGCTCGACCAGATGGAGCAAGGCATCACTGTCTTCGACAAGGACTTTCGGCTGATCTGCTGGAACCGCCAGTACCGGGCGCTGTTTGATCTGCCCGACGAGATGGGCCAGGTCGGCGTCTCGCTCGACCAGATCTTGCGCCACCTCGCCGAGCGAGGCGACATTCCCACCGACCAACGCGTGACAATGCTCAACCGTCTGACCAGTTTCGTCAGCCCCTGGCAGATGGAGCTGAAGACCAGCGGCCGCATTCTCGAACTGCGCTCCAACCCGATGCCGGACGGCGGCATCGTGGCCACCTATGCCGACATTTCCGGCCGCGTCGAACAGGATCTGGCGCTGAAGCGCGCCAATGAATCGCTGGAACAGCGCGTCAAGACCCGTACCATCGAGCTGACCAGGGTCAATGAGGAGTTGACCCGGGTCAACGAGGAACTGGCGCAGGCGCAGATGCTGGCCGAGGAGGCCAATCTGGGCAAGACGCGCTTCCTCGCTGCCGCCGGCCATGACATCCTGCAGCCGTTGAATGCTGCCCGGCTCTATTGCTCCTCGCTGATCGAGAAAGCCGGCAAGGGTCCGGCCGGCAAGGCCGCGGTCAACATCGAATCCTCTCTGGAATCGGTTGAGACGATCCTGGGCGCCGTGCTCGACATCTCCCGCCTCGATGCCGGCGCGATGAAGCCGGACGATACCGCCTTCAACCTCGACGGATTGCTGCGCCAGATCGGCAATGATTTTCGACCGATGGCCGCGGAGAAAAAGCTCGACCTGACGATCATGCCGTCTTCGCTGACGGTGGTGACCGACCCCAATCTGTTGCGCCGCCTGATCCAGAACCTTGTCTCCAATGCCATCAAATATACGCGCCAGGGCCGCATCCTGGTCGGCGTGCGGCGACGCGGCGAACTGGCGGAGATCCAGGTGATCGACACCGGCATCGGCATCGCCGGCGACAGGCTGAACACCGTCTTCCATGAGTTCACCCGGCTGGACGAAGGTGCGCGGGAGGCCGAGGGCCTCGGTCTCGGTCTCTCCATCGTCGACCGCATTGCCAGGGTACTCAGGCTCGAAATCCGCCTCTTCTCCAATCCGGGCAAGGGCACGCGCTTCTCGGTCATACTGCCGGTGGCGGCTGTGGCGGCGCCGCGGCGCGAGATCGAGAAGGCACCAGCACGCGCCGCTTCCTCGCTTGCCGGGCTGACAGTACTTTGCATCGACAATGACGCGCGCATCCTCGACGGCATGCGTCTTCTGCTCGAAGGTTGGGGGTGCACCGTCGACACCGCCTCCGGATCGGGAGAGCTGCTGCGGCCTGGCGCGCGCAGGCCCGACATCGTGCTTGCCGACTATCATCTCGACGGCGTCACCGGGCTCGACGCGATCAGGACCTTGCGCGCGACCTGCGGCCAGGATCTTGCGTGTGTGCTGGTCACCGCCGATCGTTCCAACGAGGTGCGCGCGGCGGCTGGCGAACTCGACGTTCCGATAATCAACAAGCCGCTGAAACCGGCGGTGCTGCGTTCGATGATGGCCAGGGTCAGGCCGCTTGCCTCGGCGGCCGAATAAGATCAGCTCCTATTCGCCTCGTGAGCACTATGCCAGGGCCTTCGAGATATCGTTCGCGGTCTGGATTACCAGCGGAGCAAGACTTTCGCCGCGGCAGGCGGGCCGGCGCGACCGCCTCGACGTCGCCGCGTCTCGGCGGGGCAAGCTATCTCGGTGAGCGGGCAGTCGGCGCGCCGGACGGCGGCGCTGCGGCCGTTGCGATCTGGATGCGCGCGATCGCACAAGCGATAGCCAGGCAAGGGTGACAGACAAGGCTGAACGATGACCTGAAACACGTCGCATGAATCCGTTGCGGCGCCGGCACTCAGTGCGCCGGCTGCAACGGATCACTGCCGATCTTGGACAGCAGGATAACCGCCTGGGTGCGGCTGTCGACACCGAGCTTCTGCAGGATGGCCGAGACATGCGCCTTGATCGTCGCCTCGGAGACGCCGAGTTCGTAGGCGATCTGCTTGTTGAGCAGGCCCTCGGCCAGCATGCCGAGCACGCGGGTCTGCTGCGGGGTCAGCGCCTGCAATCTTTTGATCAGGTCCGATATTTCGGGATCGCGCTCGACGCCGAGATCGACGCCCACCGGAGCCGCTATGTCGCCGGCCAGCACCGACTGCACGGCGTTGCGGATCTCCTCCATGCTCGCCGATTTGGAGATGAAGCCGGAGGCGCCAAGATCGAGCGCACGCCTGATGGTCGCCGGATCGTCATGCGCAGAGACAACGATCAGCGGCACCGCCGGATGGATGCCGCGTAGCGAGATCAGGCCGGAAAGGCCGCTGGCGCCCGGCATCGACAGGTCGAGCAGCACAAGATCGACATCCTCATTGGCCACGACCAGCGCCTTGGCGCTTTCGAAATCGCCGGCCTCGTGGATGGCGGCGACATTGCCGATGCCGGCAAGTGCCTCACGCAGCGCGCCGCGAAACAGCGGGTGATCGTCGGCGATGACGAAAGAATAGCCTGACGGCAAATGTTCCTCCCCGAATCCCGTCGATGATTTTTAGCTTTTCGGGACCAGTCGGACGATTATGAGGGGCCGCGCGCCGTTTTCAAGCGGCAAAGCCGGCACGCCCCATTTTCCCTGGTTTGGATGCTCAGGTTTTCTGCGAGTTGAGCTGGGCGCCGTCGCCGTTATCCCTGTCCATATCCTTGACGATGCCCATGAAGCCCTTCAGGAAGCGCTCCATGTAGCTCATCGTCTTGTTGAAATCCTCTTCGCTCGGAAGCTTCGATTCGAGACGGGCGGAGAGCGAATTCTCCAGCTTGGTGACGCGCTCATCCATTGCCTTCATCGAGGTCTGCAGGCGGTCGACCTCGTCCTGGAAGGCGGCGCGTTCGTCGGCCGCCATCTTGCAGACGAGCTGGCCCGAACGCTCTTCGCAGAGCGACATCGCGCCGGTCTGCGTGTCCATGCGGACATAGCCGTTGTCGGACTTTTCCAGCCGGTAACGATCGGTTTCTTCCGAATAGGCTGATGCCGCGACCAGCGAAACGAGCGCGGCGGGGATCAAAATGTGGTGCAGACGCATGTTGTCCTCCATGGCCAAGGCCTGAAATATCGCATGTTTGCGCCGGAAATGGGGAAGACCCTTGGCGTGGCCTTCCCCGCACGACTGGTTCGGACTATAGCGCAACCATGTCTCAGTTTATCTACAAGATAACCCCGCGAGCGCTTTGGCGCGAGGCCGAAGCCAATGGCCGCTTCACCGGGGCGCCGATCGATGTCACCGACGGCTTCATCCATTTCTCGACGGCGGCGCAGGTCCGGGAAACGGCGGCAAAGCATTTTTCCGGCCAGACAGACCTTCTGCTCGTCGCCATCGACGGCGCCAGCCTGGGGCCTGCCCTGAAATATGAGGTATCGCGCGGCGGCGCGCTGTTTCCGCATCTTTACGGTGTGCTGGAGCTGAAAGCCGTCACGTGGGTGCGACCGCTGCCGCTTGGTCCCGACGGTACCCACCAGTTCCCAGCGCTGGAGGCCGAATGAGCGTGCTCGACCGGCTCGGCCAGAAGCTGCTGTTCACCTTCGATCCGGAAACCGCGCACGGCCTGTCCATCGCGGCGCTGCGCTGCGGACTGCCGGTCGGCGCGCGGACGGTGCACGATACAAGGTTGAAGGTCAGCCTTTGCGGCCTCGATTTCCCCAACCCGCTCGGCATGGCGGCCGGCTATGACAAGAACGCCGAGGTGCCGGACGCGCTGCTTGGCCTCGGCTTCGGCTTTGCCGAGGTCGGCACGGTCACGCCGCTGCCGCAGGCCGGCAACCCGAAGCCGCGCATCTTCCGGCTGACGGCGGATGAAGCGGTGATCAACCGGCTGGGCTTCAACAATGAGGGCCATGCGGCGGCCGAAAGACGCCTTGCCGCCCGCAAGGGGCATTCCGGTATTGTCGGCGTCAACATCGGCGCCAACAAGGACAGCACCGACCGCGTCGGCGACTATGAGCGCGGCGTCGCCCGTTTCGCCCCCTATGCCGGCTATCTGACGGTCAACATCTCGTCGCCCAACACGCCCGGCCTGCGCAACATGCAGGCGCGCGAACAGCTCGGCGAGCTTCTGTCTCGCGTCATGGCCGCACGCGCCACGGCGTCCGCGCAGCCGCCGGTCTTCCTGAAGATCGCGCCGGATCTGGTCGAGGCCGAGCTGGAAGACATCGCCGCCGAGGTCACCGAGAAAAAAATCGACGGCGTTATCGTCTCCAACACCACGATTTCACGGCCGCCGCTGCGCAGCGGTGGCACGATAAGCGAAACCGGCGGACTTTCCGGCAGGCCGTTGTTCGAACGCTCGACCATCGTACTGGCCAGGATGCGCAGACTGCTCGGGTCGGATATCGCCATTATCGGCGTCGGCGGCGTCGATACCACGGATGCGGCGCTGGAAAAGATCCGCGCGGGCGCTGATCTCGTCCAGCTCTACACCAGCATGATCTATGCAGGGCCGGCACTGCCGGGCCGTATCGTCGCCGGCATGGCGCGCTTTTGCGAGACGGGGCGGCTGAACTCCATCCGCGCGTTGCGCGACAGCCATCTCGATCGGTGGGCGTCAAAGCCGCTCAGCTGAACGCCGTCCGCACCCGCAGCCGCAGAATCGCCAGCAGGCTGAAGCCGCGCGTCAACAGGAACACGTGAAGTGCCGCCCACAGGCCATGATTGCCGAAGGCAGGCGCGAGCGTCAGCAGCGCGACGATAAAGACGAGAAATGACAGCAACATCATGTTGCGCATGTCGCGCGACCATGTCGCGCCAATAAAGACACCATCCATCTGGAACGCCAGCACGCCGCTCAGCGCGGTGAATGCCGCCCAGGGCAAATAGATGTCGGCCACCGAGCGGACCTCCTGCGATGTCGTGACGACGGCGACCAGATCGGCACCAGCCGAGAGCAGCACCAGCGTCGCGGCTCCGGCAAGCCCGAAACCCCAGAACAAGGTCAGCCGCACCGCCCGCCGGAAGGGCTGCTCGGCACGTGCGCCGACGGCACGGCCCGCGAGCTGTTCGGCGGCGGTGGCAAAGCCGTCGAGGAAATAACCGGCGACGAGGAAGAAGTTCATCAAGACCGCGTTGGCGGCCAGCGTCACCGTGCCGAACTGCGCACCTTGACGCGTGAACAGCGCGAAGGCGGCGAGCAGCGAGAACGAGCGGATCATGATGTCGCGGTTGAGCGACAGCATGCGCAGGAAGGCGCTCATGTCGAGCAGGCGATGGCGCGGCAGGGACGCGGTCGAGCGGAAGCGGAGCACCACGATGGCGAGACCCAGCAGCATGGCCAGGAACTCGCCGGTGACGGTCGCCCAGGCGACGCCGGCAACACCCCAGCCGAGCTTCAGGCCAAGCAGGAAGCAGAGCGCGATGTTGATGCCGTTGAGCACCAGCTGCAGCACAAGGCCGAGCCCGCCCTCGCCACGCCCCAGCACGTAACCGAGGATGGCATAGTTGATCAGCGAGAAGGGTGCGGCAAGCAGCCTGATCCTGATGTAGACGCCCATCGCCTCGCTGACGCGCGGTTCAGCGCCCATGAACCACTGGCCGCCGACGGCGATCAGCGGTGAAAGCGCTACCAGCACGATGCCGGCGACGACCGCGATCAGCACGGCACGCCAGAACACCGCCTGTTCCTCCAGCGCGTCGCCGCGCCCGAACGCCTGGGCGACGAGACCCGTGGTGCCGGAGCGCAGGAAATTGAAGGTGGTGAAGACGACACTGAACACCAGAGATCCCGCGGCCAGGCCGCCGAGAAGGGCCGCGTCGCCGAACTGCCCGACCACCGCCGTGTCGACCAGGCCGAGCATTGGCGTGGTCAGATAGGCGAGCGTCATCGGCACCGCTATGGCGAGCACGGAACGGTTGGTGACGACAAAAGATCTGGCGTCGGCTGGGATTGCACCCTTGTCCAAGGAATTGCTGCCTTGCTGATTGATGCTTGATCGAGGAGCCGATGTGCCCCATTTTCCGGCCACCGCGCAATCGTTCTTCCCGCGATGGCCAACCGAAATCCCGGTCTGGCGTGAGCCCGCCGGATTCCGTTCATGCCCCTGCAGATCGTCCACCATCCTGACTACGACGCCGGCTTCACTGCCAACCATCGCTTCCCGATGAGCAAGTATCCGCTCCTGATGGAGGCCTTGCGGGCACGCGGCCTGGCGGGACCCGACGCGCTCAACACAGCGGTCCCCGCACCAGCGTCATGGCTGAAGCTTGCCCATGCGGCCGACTATGTCGACCAGGTCATCGGCTGTTCGGTGCCGGAAAAAATCGAGCGTGAGATCGGTTTTCCGGTCGGCCCGCGCGTTTCGCTCCGCGCGCAGCTTGCCACCGGCGGCACGGTGTTGGCCGCGCGACTTGCCTTGCGCCACGGCATCGCCTGCAACACCGCCGGCGGCAGCCATCATGCGCGGCGCGCGCAAGGTGCCGGCTTCTGCACCTTCAACGACGTCGCCGTCGCTTCGCTGGTCTTGCTCACACAGGGTGCGGCACAGAATATCCTGGTCGTCGATCTCGATGTACATCAGGGCGATGGCACCGCGGATATTCTGAGCAGCGAGCCAAGCGTGTTCACATTTTCCATGCATGGCGAGCGCAACTACCCCGTGCGCAAGATCGCTTCCGATCTCGACATTGCACTGCCCGACGGAACGGGCGATGCCGCCTATCTCGAAAGGCTGGCCACGATCCTGCCGGAGCTCTCGGCCCAGTTGCGCTGGGACATCGTTTTCTACAATGCCGGTGTCGACGTCCATGCCGAGGACCGGCTCGGCAGGCTGGCACTTTCCAATGACGGCCTGCGTGCCCGCGACAAGATGGTCATCGGCCATTTTCGCGCGCAAGGCATTCCGGTCTGCGGCGTCATCGGCGGCGGCTATTCCACCGATGTGCCGGCCCTTGCCGCACGGCATGCCCTGCTGTTCGAGGTTGCCACGGGTTACGCCTAGCCCTCTGTTTTAACGCAATTCCGAACGGAAAACCGTTTCACACTTTTCCTGGAATTGCTCCAAGTCACTTCCGGTAATTGGCGATCCTGAGCAGGATGAAGGCCGGCACGACGATCGCGGCACCGAGCAGGATGTAGCCAAGGAAGCGGTCGATGGCATGGAAGCCCAGATTCCAGAGGTCGATGAAGAATTTCTGGATGCCGTAGAACACATCCATCGGCGACCAGCCGAAGGCATTCATGACAAGCCCGACGAGGAACGACACCACCAGCAGCTTCAGGATCACCCTGAGCGGCGAGTCGCCGAGAAAGCGCGTCAGTGCGGACAAGGCCGTCTCCCGATTGAGATGCCCAGACTCACGGGCACAGCCCAGAGATACGTGCTTGGCGGTGATCCATCAAGCCAGCGTGCTCTGTCCGCGTAACCCGATTGGCCGCCGCTGGAAACCCGCGTATCCACCTTACTTATCTGTTTTCTAACCAATTGCCGCTATTGCCATTGCAAGAGCGGGAGCCAGGCTTTGGTGGGAACGGGAAAAATCGGCGCGCACCGCGCGGTCATGCTGTCGGTTGTCGTGCCATGCTATAACGAGCGCGATGGCGTGGCCGAGCTTCACCGACGCGTCAGCGCCGCATGCCTTGAACAGAACGCTTCCTACGAGATCGTGCTCGTCATCGACGGCGCGACAGACGGCACCCGCGAGACCATTTTCGAACTGGCCGAAAAGGACGACCATGTCGTCGCCATCGACCTTGCCCGCAACTACGGCCATCAGATCGCGCTCAGCGCCGGGCTGGAATTCTGTCGCGGCGAGCGCATTCTCATTCTCGACGCCGACCTTCAGGATCCGCCCGAACTGCTCGGCGCGATGATGGCCAAGATGGATGAAGGCTTCGATGTCGTCTACGGCCAGAGGGTGAAGCGCGACGGCGAAAGCTGGTTCAAGCGGGCTTCGGCCTCGATGTTCTACCGATTGCTCGGCCGGATGGTCGATGTCGAGATCGCGTCGGACTCCGGAGACTTCCGGCTGATGAGCCGCCGTGCGCTCGATCATCTGAACGCGATGCCCGAACGCTATAGGTTTATTCGCGGCATGGTGAGTTGGATCGGCCTGAACCAAATTGCCTTTCCGTACGAGCGGCACCGGCGTTTTGCCGGCACCACTCACTACCCGCTGAAGAAGATGGTTCTTCTGGCGGTCGACGCGATGACCAGCTTTTCGATCCTGCCTTTGCGATTTGCCTCGCTGCTGGGGATGATGTTCGGCCTGCTCGGCATGGTCGTGCTTGGCTATACGCTGTTCGAATGGTCCAGGGGCAACGTGGTACCCGGCTGGACGAGTCTTGCCGCGATCATGCTGATCATGGGCAGCGTCCAGCTTCTGGTGCTTGGCATCTTCGGCGAATATCTTGGCCGCATGTACATGGAGACGAAGCGGCGGCCGCTGTACTTCGTCAATGAGATCGTTTCGCGTGACCAGCCGACCAAGGACAGCGACCTACCCATCCATCGCCTGCAGGAGATGGCGAAAGGGTCGCGCCTAGCTGAGGCGAAAGTCGACCGGATGCAACCGAAACGGCGTGGGCGGCATGCGGTCGGCTCTTCCATCTGACGTCTCGCGGATGCTGCGCTTTGGCGCTGTAGGGCTTCTCAACACGGCGCTCGGATATACGTTGATCCTGGCCGGGCTGGCGCTGGGCCTCGGCGATATCGTTTCCAATGCGGCCGGCTATGCCGCTGGCCTCACCCTTGGCTTCTTTCTCAATCGCCGCTGGACATTCGCACTTGCAGGCGGCTTCCGCCCCGGCGCGGTTGCTCGATACGCGATGACCTTCGTCGTTGCCTACGGCGCCAATCTGGGCATCGTCATTGCCGCCATGTCCGCCGGCTTCATCGAGAACCCGTTCGTCCACCTGGCGGGAAACTGCCTCTACTCGATCATCTTCTATCTCGGCTCGGCCCGGTTCGTCTTCGTCGGCGGCGCGGATGATCCTGACGCCTTCGCCGCAACGAGCGCGAAATGGCCCGGAGCCGTGACATGAACCAGGCCGCAGCAGTCGTGACGGCGACGCCGTCACCCGGAGCCGTGACATGAACCAGGCCGCAGCAGTCGTGACGGCGACGCCGTCACCCGGAGCCGCAACATGAGCCAGGCCGCTGCAATCGCCACGGCAACGCCTTCGCTGGGCGACGCGCAACGCATCAGGCTGATATTCTGCCTTCTGTGCGCCTGCATCGTGGCTTGTGTGCTCAGCGCCCTTGCCAGCGCGATCCTGCAGGATCCCGACAATTGGTGGCAGGTGAAAGTTGGCCTGGACTTCCTGGAACACGGGACGTTTCCGCTTGTCGACCCTTATTCCTATACGTTCGGCGGCCAGCCCTGGATCGCCAAGGAATGGCTGGGACAGGTCTTTCTGGCGCTTGCCTACCGCGCGGGCGGCTGGAATGGCGTCGTCGCACTGATCATCGCCACCGTCGGCCTGACCGTCTTCCTGATGGGATGGTTCCTCAGCGCATGGCTGAGGCCGATACTGGCGATAGGGCTGACCTTCGTGGTGGCTTTCCTGATCGCCCCTATCTATACCGCACGCCCCCACGTCTTCACCTTGCCGATCATCGTCGTCTGGACGGCAATGCTGTTTCGCGCCGCGCGGGAAGAGAGGGCTCCACCTTTGTGGCTGCTCATACTTGTCGTCTTGTGGGCCAACCTGCACGCCACGTTCACCCTGAGCTTCGTCATCGCCGCCTTTGCCGGGCTTGGTCTGCTGGCGCGCTCGGGCCTGTCGAAACCCGCTCTCCTGGCGAAATGGGTGGCTTTCGGCCTCCTCTGCCCACTTGTGAGCCTGATGCATCCCTACGGCGTCAAAGCCATCCTGGCGACATTCACCGTGGCCTATGGCAACGAGGCGGTGCCGCTCATACTGGAGTGGCGGCCGTTCAATGCCCAGGAGCAGATCTTCGAGGAAGCGGTGATGCTGTTGGCGCTTTTCGGGCTTCTGGTGTCGAGGCTGCGGATCGGCTGGGCCAAGGCGCTGTTCGTCGTCTTCGCCTTGCATGTCTATCTCACCCATCTGCGATTTGTGTATCTGCCCTTCCTGCTGATTCCCTTGGTGATCGCCGTCGAGGTCGCACAGCAATACCCTTCGCTCTCAACCACGACCTGGCTGACGGAAAAGCGTGACGGGTTGGAAAAATTCTTCGCCAACCGGTTCTACGCTGTCTGCGGCGCCATGGCCGTCCTGCTGGTCGCGGCGGCCGCAATCCTCGGCAATGCCTACCAGGTGGCACCGAGCCCGAAGACATCCGCCAGCGGTGCCCTCGCATTCGCCGGGGATCACCACCTATCGAGCAACGTGCTGAATTCCTATAATTTCGGCGGCACCCTGATTTTTCATGGCATCAAGACTTACATCGACGGCAGGACAGACCAGCTGTTCCTGGGCGGTTTCACGAAAACCGACGACGCAACGGGACGCAGCGACGGAAAACCGCTGCTCGAGGCCCAGTTGAAGAAATACGCCATTGGCTGGGCACTGCTTACAGCCGACGACACCCGCATCCCCTTCTTCGCGGAGTTGGGCTGGAAGCGGGCCTATGCGGACGATTATGCCGTGATTTATCTGCCCGGCACCTGATTTTCAGCATCGAGAGAGGCCGGTGCAGCCGGCGCCCAAACCCCGGCATCCGGCTTGACATGAATATTGCAGTGCAGCAAACTTATGCTGCAGAGCACAGTCCGTGAAACCACGAGCCACGATTTTGTACGACGGGGAAATCGCAGCATGAGGAGCATGTCAAGTTCCGAGGCACGAGCCACGGCGTACGGACCGGCCGAATGAACTACAGGCGCGATATCGATGGCCTGCGGGCCGTTGCCGTGCTCCCCGTCGTGCTCTTCCATTTCGGCGTGTCCGCCATTCCCGGCGGCTTCACCGGCGTCGACATTTTCTTCGTGATATCGGGCTATCTGATCAGCGGCAGCCTGCTCGACGATCTCGAGCGCGGCCAGTTCTCGATCGGCCGCTTTTACTGGCGCCGCGCACGGCGGATCCTGCCGGCGCTGACCTTCGTCATCCTGCTCGCGAGCATCGCCGCCTGGTTCATCCTTCTGCCGTCCGACCTTCACGAATACAGCCTCAGTGTGATCGCGGCCTCGACCTTCTGGTCGAACATCTATTTCTGGAAGACGACCAACTATTTCTCGATCGACGCGGAACTGCGGCCCCTGCTGCACACATGGTCGCTTTCGGTCGAGGAGCAGTACTATATCTTCGCGCCGATCCTTGTGTATCTGATCTACCGATACGCCTCGAAGCGCTGGCTGACGATATTGCTGCCGATTGCCATCGGCAGTTTTGCCCTGGCGGTGATGGCAACCACGCTGGCGCCGACCGCCGGTTTCTACCTCTTGCCGACGCGTATCTGGGAACTGGCGCTGGGCGCCATGCTGATGCTGAGAAAGCCACCCGCACTTGCCAGCCGTCCGCTGACGGAACTGATCGGCCTCGCCGGTTTCGGCCTGCTTGCATTCGGGTTTCTGACGATTTCGGAGAGTGACCCGTTTCCGGGCTACAATGCCCTGTTTCCCTGCATCGGCACGGCGCTGCTGATCTATGCGGGCCAGATCCACCCGGACAGACCTGTCCCTGTCGCCACCCGCGTGCTTCAGCTCACTCCATTGGTCTGGGTCGGCCTGATCTCGTATTCGCTCTATCTCGTTCACTGGCCGATCAATTCGTTCGTCCACTATCTCTCGCTGAAAGCCATCGGCGTGCCGACGATCATCGCAATGATCGTGGCGAGCGTCGCCCTGGCGACGTTCTCCTGGAAATATGTCGAGCAGCCGTTCCGCCGGAAAAGCACCTTCACGGCGCCGCTGCCCATCTTCGCCTTTTCGGCCACAGCGATCGTCCTTCTGTGCGTCGGCGGTTTGGCCGGCGCGCTCGGCAAGGGGTTTCCGCAACGGTTCCCGGACTTCTCGACGGAGCGGGTGCTGGTGGGCGACTGGCGCAATGGCGTCTGCTTCAACGAGGGCGCGAGCCGGATCGAGAACTGGAACCTCGCCGACTGCACCCGAACGCACGGCTTTCCAACCAATGTGCTGTTGTGGGGCGATTCCTTCGCCGCTCACTACGTATCGGGCCTTGAGGCCAACGCGCAGAAAATCCAGGCCAATGTCATCCAGTACACCTATGCCGGCTGCCCGCCCAACCTGAGCTACTTCTCGTATGCCCGGCCGGCCTGCACGCGCTT
It encodes:
- a CDS encoding acyltransferase family protein — translated: MNYRRDIDGLRAVAVLPVVLFHFGVSAIPGGFTGVDIFFVISGYLISGSLLDDLERGQFSIGRFYWRRARRILPALTFVILLASIAAWFILLPSDLHEYSLSVIAASTFWSNIYFWKTTNYFSIDAELRPLLHTWSLSVEEQYYIFAPILVYLIYRYASKRWLTILLPIAIGSFALAVMATTLAPTAGFYLLPTRIWELALGAMLMLRKPPALASRPLTELIGLAGFGLLAFGFLTISESDPFPGYNALFPCIGTALLIYAGQIHPDRPVPVATRVLQLTPLVWVGLISYSLYLVHWPINSFVHYLSLKAIGVPTIIAMIVASVALATFSWKYVEQPFRRKSTFTAPLPIFAFSATAIVLLCVGGLAGALGKGFPQRFPDFSTERVLVGDWRNGVCFNEGASRIENWNLADCTRTHGFPTNVLLWGDSFAAHYVSGLEANAQKIQANVIQYTYAGCPPNLSYFSYARPACTRFNERALSIIRDANIQAVILSGRWTDYQARGFDGLQKTIDRLNGMGVKVYVIGQSPEFIADVQKIAFFARREHVANTSWPMAMDPDINKQVLPFVKGATFIDPLAYLCDAAGCSYADAGTRQFLYFDYGHFSSAGAILAISKYWPSFAASNKVAKAK